From Toxorhynchites rutilus septentrionalis strain SRP chromosome 2, ASM2978413v1, whole genome shotgun sequence, a single genomic window includes:
- the LOC129771803 gene encoding fumarylacetoacetate hydrolase domain-containing protein 2A-like, protein MSIARSRCAVLLLSSISRSATASTITVNNSVICAYHTFDSNQSSPTIASRRHFSHSTARNMKFVQFTVGSKGGPQKLGVLSEDNGCVTEIADKLPQDLIGLIKSGVPLGRLAQQDARGKSFSVKEVKLLAPVSNPQKILCIGLNYRGHCEEQNKPVPKEPMFFSKYASAIVGPYDEVIAHGITNQIDWEVELAVIIGKEAKHVSKRAAMEYVFGYTVAQDISARDWQKTRNGGQFLIGKSMDTFCPLGPAVVHKSLVPDPHNLIIRCSINGTEKQKGNTSELVFRIDDIIERVTQSITLLPGDVILTGTPAGVGMHRNPPEFLKPGDVIESEIKSIGKIVNKVVAD, encoded by the exons ATGAGTATCGCTAGAAGCAGATGTGCCGTGCTGTTGCTCAGTAGTATCAGTAGGAGTGCGACCGCTTCAACGATCACGGTAAACAACAGTGTCATTTGCGCTTATCATACCTTCGATAGCAACCAATCGTCACCAACAATCGCCTCTAGGAG ACATTTTTCCCACTCCACTGCTCGTAACatgaaatttgtgcagtttactGTCGGCTCGAAGGGCGGTCCACAAAAGCTTGGTGTCCTGTCCGAGGATAATGGTTGTGTGACCGAAATTGCCGATAAACTTCCGCAGGATCTTATTGGTCTGATCAAATCTGGCGTTCCTCTGGGCAGATTGGCACAACAGGATGCGAGAGGAAAGTCGTTCAGCGTGAAGGAGGTGAAGTTGCTGGCGCCGGTGTCGAACCCGCAAAAAATCCTATGCATCGGTCTGAACTATCGGGGACACTGCGAGGAGCAGAACAAACCCGTCCCCAAGGAGCCAATGTTTTTCAGCAAATACGCATCGGCAATTGTCGGACCGTACGATGAGGTGATTGCCCATGGAATCACGAAT CAAATCGATTGGGAAGTGGAATTGGCGGTCATCATCGGCAAAGAAGCCAAACATGTATCCAAGAGAGCTGCCATGGAATATGTGTTCGGATACACCGTTGCACAGGACATATCCGCCCGCGATTGGCAGAAAACCCGCAACGGAGGTCAATTTTTGATTGGCAAATCGATGGATACGTTCTGTCCTCTTGGGCCCGCCGTTGTCCATAAATCATTGGTACCAGATCCTCACAACTTAATCATCAGGTGTTCAATAAATGGAACGGAAAAGCAGAAGGGTAATACCAGCGAGTTGGTGTTCAGGATCGACGATATTATCGAACGCGTTACACA ATCAATTACATTACTGCCAGGGGATGTGATTCTCACGGGAACGCCTGCCGGTGTGGGTATGCATCGCAACCCACCGGAATTCCTAAAACCCGGGGACGTAATTGAAAGCGAAATCAAATCAATCGGAAAAATCGTAAACAAGGTCGTTGCAGATTAG
- the LOC129771806 gene encoding 39S ribosomal protein L35, mitochondrial: MLRSVACLTIRHLSRVPLSTGVISKPVTDISALSRNFSTLLQISNAAGQRTPFTITAQVGLLANPQVLNTAKCIAPNQQLQPSRTVIKFSRQKGKRKTVKAVIKRFKRLDWGGWIRTKAGRHKHLWKKSAARKRRLRQHVFVNSQQATLLDKMVTKYWKRPKHYINDPYTPYHTREELRETRRNPLQY, encoded by the exons ATGCTTCGTTCGGTAGCTTGCTTAA CAATCCGGCATCTATCTCGTGTCCCACTTTCTACCGGAGTCATATCGAAACCCGTAACTGACATCAGTGCACTCTCGAGAAATTTTTCCACTCTTCTGCAGATTAGCAATGCTGCGGGGCAGCGCACTCCATTCACGATCACGGCCCAGGTTGGTCTACTAGCGAATCCTCAAGTCCTGAACACAGCGAAATGCATTGCGCCCAACCAACAGCTTCAGCCCTCCCGCACGGTCATAAAATTCTCCAGACAGAAAGGCAAAAGGAAAACCGTCAAAGCGGTTATAAAGCGTTTCAAGAGACTCGACTGGGGCGGATGGATCCGCACCAAGGCTGGCCGACATAAGCATCTGTGGAAGAAATCTGCGGCACGAAAACGGCGTCTGCGACAGCACGTGTTTGTCAACTCCCAGCAAGCGACCCTACTGGATAAGATGGTCACCAAGTATTGGAAGAGACCAAAGCACTACATCAACGATCCGTACACGCCGTATCACACAAGGGAAGAATTGCGGGAAACGCGGCGCAACCCATTGCAATATTAG
- the LOC129771807 gene encoding uncharacterized protein LOC129771807 codes for MAQGKLKLKKKDPVNNKKGANKKGEAFSRRKRAPIQSKKHKFQESLKLQQAVSRTLNQKNEDDIRKLVYEGQKNLSQAQQAVSEHHKKKTNETQQAGSSASSK; via the exons ATGGCTCAAGGCAAACTGAAGCTGAAGAAGAAGGATCCGGTTAACAACAAGAAGGGAGCGAATAAAAAGGGAGAAGCTTTCAGCAGACGGAAAA GAGCACCAATCCAATCGAAGAAGCACAAATTCCAGGAGTCACTCAAACTGCAGCAAGCAGTCAGCCGAACACTGAATCAGAAGAACGAGGACGATATCCGCAAACTTGTCTACGAAGGGCAAAAGAACCTGAGTCAAGCGCAACAAGCAGTGTCGGAGCACCACAAGAAGAAGACAAACGAGACCCAACAGGCAGGGTCGTCGGCGTCGTCGAAATGA